DNA from Paraburkholderia sp. ZP32-5:
CGGGCGCGGGGCAGCGTTCGATCCATCGAAGCAGCGGAACCGAGTAGCGCACGCGGATCGCGTCGCGCGTCATCAACACGGTGATCACGACGCCGACCGCGGCGCCCACCAGCAAGTCGGTCGGATAGTGAAAGCCGAGATAGGCGCGCGGCAGGCAAACCACGAGCAGCGTATAGATGATTGCCAGCGCACCGATGCCGCGCCACACGATGAAGATGCCAGTCGCGATCGCCATCCATAGCATCGCGTGGTCGCTCGGGAAAGAACTCCAGTTGGTCAGCGCGGCGTCGTGGGTCGACGTCGTCGCAAACTGCAGATGCAGTTCGGGGTTATAGATCGGCCGCACTCTGAACGGCAGCACGTGAGTCAACAGCCTTCCGACGAAGAGCGCCACGAGGCCGCTCGCAAACGTGGCGAGAACGATTTGCCGCCGCCACGCGAGGCGCGGATGCGGCTGAAACCAGATCCACAAGAGAATAGGAACGAGTATTAATCCCTTGAATGAGTAGAGGTCGGCGACGACCTCGATGGATTTGGTGACAAACGGGCCGAAGTGAATGTGGGACAGATACGTTTCGATGGATGAATCGAAGATGTTCATCATTCTGTCATTTAATTGGAGTAATGCCACGCAGGGTAGCACGACCTCATGGTCGCGCTACACGTTCTAGTGTCTGTTTCCGCACGGCATTTTTTACTGCAAGTTTTGTTGGTTTTGAGCGGCTGGCAATCTCTACTGCGCAACTTTAAATTCCGCTCTCGGATGCCTTTGGGGCTTGTCGGCTTCGCTAAGATTGCGTC
Protein-coding regions in this window:
- a CDS encoding phosphatase PAP2 family protein, whose protein sequence is MNIFDSSIETYLSHIHFGPFVTKSIEVVADLYSFKGLILVPILLWIWFQPHPRLAWRRQIVLATFASGLVALFVGRLLTHVLPFRVRPIYNPELHLQFATTSTHDAALTNWSSFPSDHAMLWMAIATGIFIVWRGIGALAIIYTLLVVCLPRAYLGFHYPTDLLVGAAVGVVITVLMTRDAIRVRYSVPLLRWIERCPAPAATLGFILCVELVTQFDELRKVAGGLLKHL